The following DNA comes from Pelotomaculum isophthalicicum JI.
CCCTCGCATCAGCGCAAAATTTAAGAGGTATGACCGGGCAATTAATGCAATCCACCCAATTTTTAAGCAATAGTATTGCCCAAAGAATGGACATGGCTTTATATATGTTGAGTAATGCTCAGCAGCGTATCGGCGAGCTTACTAATTTTATTCATAGCATGAGGCCACAGCTCGGCTTTACTAACGTAACGCCGTATCATCAAACAACATCATATACTCATATGGGCATGATGTAACGCGAAGGGGTTATCGCCGCAAAAAGCGATAACCCCTTATTTAACGGGCAAAGACGTGACCCCCGATGCGGGTGATAATAGGCCTGGTGTAGACCCACTCACTCGAAGACTTGGCAGGGTTCCAGAAATAAAGCGCGCCATTGACCGGGTCAGCGCCGTTAACCGCTTCCGTGGCTGCCTGTAAGGCTTCATTAGTCACAGGACGCAGGTATTGCCCGTTGCTTACCGATTCAAACGCATCCCTCTCATAAACAACCCCCGGGATAGTTTTTGGAAAATCCGGATTCTTGGTCCGGTTCACGATCACAGCACCTACCGCCACCTTACCGCTGTAGGGTTCTTCGGCGGCTTCTCCTTCGATTACCTGGGCGAGCAGTACAACGTCGCTGCGGTTAACTTCGCCGCCACGGGATGCCACCGCGGCTCCCCCCTCACCCGCCGGCCTGCCTTCTTCCACCGGCTGCGCCGCTGAGCCCTGTTCGACTGACAATGCGGCCGCTTGCTGCTCTTTTTTTACCGGCCCAGTCATGGTTTTAAACAATGCCAACGGATGAAGGGCCAGACTGAGAGGAATCAGGAACAGCCCTATAACAAGGCATATCTTTTTATTTAATTTCTCCTTAAATATTAATTTCTTTGTTAATCTTAATTTCTCCGTTAATCTCCATTTCATCATAAATTTCACCCCATTCCATTTCATTTCCCGGGGATACAGGAGAGTATAACGTAAGACGTGCTTCTTGTCAAAGGCATAATGAGGAAAAGCTCTGATTATAAGCCCCAGCCTGATATTGACCAGCCTGATTTATTAATCAGCATCAATATATTTCTTTTATGGAAATATCAAAAACAATAAAGATAACAATTATTAATATAAGAGAAAAAAACCATGCCAGGATTGGTTTGATATAATGCAGCCGTAAAAATGAAAAAATAGCAAAGTCGAAAACAATAGACCAGCCAAGATTCCACCCATTATGATAGGATATGCCATTTTGTTTAAATGTAATAAGTTCAATTGTGGCTAAAAAAATTACCCATAGAATAATATAAAGATATTGTTTCTTGCCATAGGGGTAATTGCTCAGATAAGTAAAAGCAAAGGCAGGAAAGGAAATAAAGGTAACGGCCAGATCAATTATCTCATTGTTAAATAATATATTATTTAGTGGAGGAACAGGCTCATATCTCCATAGCAAATGGTTATCAAGCAGAACGTTATACAATAGACCACAATTTATAGAGAATAGCAAAGTGGGATAGTATCTGTTTAATTTTTGCCAATCACCCCATCGCCAGGCGCAAAAAACAGCAACAACAAAAATAATAATACGAAACATGTGACTCTTCCTTTTTATAAAAGCAATCCCGTACCACTATGATAGTGATACGGGATTGCTTTTTGAATCTTTTTGGGATTTCTCCCGGTACAACGTCGCCTATTCCGCCGGAGCATGCTCCGTTGAGGGGAAGGAAAGAGCTTTGGCTAAAACGAAAGCTGCTTGCAGCGCCTCCGTCGGGCAAAGCGGGAAACATTCTTTGCAGTTCCAGCACTCCTTGGAGGCTATCTCCGGAATGAAGCTGATCTCCCGCTTTGTTCCTCTGTTGACAAATCCAATGGCTTCCTTCTTTTTGACCTCGGCGCAGTACCTTACACACAGGCCGCAGTGAACGCAGAATGAGGGCTCTTTTTCAAAACGGTACTTGTCCGCTCCATACTCTTTGGCCAAATCCTGCAGTTCAAAGGCGTCCGGCGCGTGAGAGAGCAACAACTCCAAGATCATTTTGCGAACGCGGTCTACCTTCTCAGACCTGGTTTTCACAACCAGACCTTTTTCCACCGGGTAAAGGCAGGAAACCACCAGCCTTGAACGGCCGCGCGATTCCAATTCCACTAGGCAAAGCCGGCAGGCTCCGTAAGGCTCCAACTTCTCGTGGTGGCAAAGCGTCGGAATGTAAATTCCCGCCTTTTGCGCCGCCTCGAGAACAGTCATTCCTTCTTTTGCCGCGACTTCGACGCCGTCTATTTGCAATACTATGTCACTCATTTTTTTTGCCCCCCCTGACTATAATTCTCGCTTCTTCAGGGATAGGATCCGGAACAGGCTCGCCGGAAATTTTCTTCACCGCGCTAAAACGCGGGGGGCAAACTTCGAAGCAAGTCCCGCACTTTGTGCACTTCTCCTGGTCGACCATGTGGATCAGGTTTTTACCGCCAATAATCGCGTTGGATGGGCATTTCCTGGCGCAGGTCGTACAGGCCTGGCACTTCTTTGGGTCAATATAGAAGGCGATCAGCTCTTTGCAGGAAAGGGCCGGGCACCTCTTCTCCTTGATGTGCGCCTCATACTCATTTCTAAAGTATTTCAGCGTGCTTAGGAACGGGTTCGGGGCACTCTTGCCCAAAGCGCACAGGGCGGCTTCCCGGGCTGTTTCAGCCAGTTCTTCCAGAAGCTCGATGTCGCCCTCTTTTCCCTTGCCCTGGGTGATCTTGGTGAGGGTCTGCAGCATCTGCCTGATGCCTTCACGGCACGGCACACATTTGCCGCACGATTCGTCAGTGAGAAACTCCAGGAAGTACCTGGCCACATCAACCATACAGGTGTCTTCGTCCAGGACGATCATCCCGCCTGAACCCATCATTGAGCCGGCCTTGGTGAGCTCGTCAAAACCAACCTGCAAATCCAACAGTTCCTCAGGTAGACACCCGCCGGACGGCCCACCGGTCTGCACCGCTTTGAACTTCTTGCCGCCCGGGATTCCGCCGCCGATCTTGTAGATAATATCTCTGAGGGTCATGCCCATGGGCACTTCCACAAGTCCGGTATTGTTGATCTTGCCGACCACGGAGAAAATCTTCGTGCCCTTGCTGCTTTCCGTCCCCAACTTGGTAAACCAGTCGGCGCCGTTGTTAATGATCAGCGGCACGTTGGACCAGGTCTCAACGTTATTCAACACGCTGGGCCTGTTCCAAAGGCCCTTGACGTTGGAGCGGATATATTTCGGCCTGGGCTCTCCCGCCCGGCCTTCCAACGCCGTCATCAGGGCGGTAGACTCGCCGCAGACGAAAGCGCCGGCGCCCATGTGCACTTTAACTGTAAAATCAAAGCCTGAGCCAAGGATGTTTTTCCCAAGCAGACCATACTCTTGAGCCTGCTTAATGGCGGTAGTCACATTCTCTACTGCCAGGGGGTATTCCTGCCGGACGTAAATATAGCCTTCGTGGGAACCGACGGCATAGGCGCCGATGGTCAAACCCTCGAGGACTGAGTGAGGATTCCCCTCAAGAAGGCTCCTGTCCATATAAGCTCCGGGGTCTCCCTCGTCCGCGTTAACGATTACATACTTGATGTCGCCGGGCGCGTTGCGGGATCCTTCCCACTTGCTCCCCGCGGGGAAGCCGCCGCCTCCCCGGCCTCTCAAGTTGGATTTCTTGACTTCCTCCACTACCTGCCCGGGGGTCATCTGGAACAGCGCTTTGGCTAACGCTGAATAACCGCCGATGGCCAGGTAGTCATCGAGGTTTTTGGGATCAATACTACCGTTGGAACCGAAAACAAGCCGCTCCTGGTTCTTGTAGAAGGGAATTTCTGATTCATAAACTATCTTTTCATTGGTGGCGGGGTCGGTATAAAGCAGGCGCTCAATGATTTTCTTCCCTATTATAGTCTCGGTGACGATTTCGGAAACATCCTCAGGCTTGATCTGGAAATAGCATATCTTCTCAGGATGAATAACTATAATGGGGCCTTTCTCGCAAAAACCATGGCAGCCTGTCTTCCTGACGTCCACCGTGCCGCTTAAGCCTTGATTTGCAATTTCCTCTTCAATGCGCGAAGCGACTTCTTTACTGCCAGAAGCATGGCAAGCAGATCCGGAACAGATTGTAATACATGGTTTATTTGTGTCTCTTGACGACAGGATGCTCTTCCGGAGTGCTTCCAATTCATTTGCTGAATTTATACGCTCCATAATTTTACCTTACCCTATTCATAATTTTTTAAAACGTCCGCCATTTCGGCCGGCGCCATCTTACCATGAGTCTTCCCGTCGATTTCCACTACCGGTCCTAAAGCGCAGCAGCCGAGGCAGTTAACCGTCTCCAGGCTAAACTTCAAATCCAAATCTGTTTCGCCGGGTTTAATTTTAGTCAGGTTTTCCACCGTGTCGAGGACACGCTGCGCGCCGCGGACGTGACAGGCGGTGCCCATGCAGACGTGAATTCCATGACGCCCCTTGGGAACCAAGCTAAAGGCTTTATAGAAGGTAGCGATTTGCTGGATCCGGGTTAAAGGAACCTGCAGTCTTTCGGCTACCTGGTCCAACGCTTCCTTGGGAAGCCAGTGATTCTCGCTCTGAATCTCCAACAATACCTGAATCAGCGAACTGGCCTCGCAGTTATGCTTATCGATAATCTGATCGACCCTGTCGCTCAATCCCTCGATGTTATCGCTATGGCCGCACTGGCATTCATGTTTATCAGTGATCTGATCGACTCTATTATCCATAGCCTGTCCTAATCTCCTTTTTTCCCTTTAATCCACCGCCTGCTCTTACGCGAGAGCATAGCGCTTCAGGCTTTCATCGTACCTGACGAATCTTTGCCTTGACGAACTGTTCAGGTGTCTTGATATTTCAGACGGGGTCAGTCCTAATACATTAGCAATCTCTCCGGTCGTAAGAGGTCCTTCCCGTAAGATTGAGATAATCTGGCTTATGGCCAATTTCTCTGCGATTGTTTCGTCAAAGACCCTGTCGAACTCGTCGCTGGCGAAAAATTCACGATACGCCGCCTCTGATTTCACGGGTAATCTCAGTCTTTCTCTTTCCACCAGCCTAATATAGGGGACTAGGTCTGTAACCGCCTCAAGTCTGGACTGCAATGCGTTTTCTTCTATTCCTTCGCTCTTGCCGAGCGGTCCTAACTCCATCACTTTTTTGTCAAATTCATTCATTACTTCGGCGAAACGGATTCCTTCACCGGCGGATAGGTTTTCCAGCCTTAACCTTTCGGGGTTCAGCCCGATGTGCTCCATTATTTTTTTGAACAGAAGCGCCATGCCTAAGGCGCCGTAGTTTCCATCAGTGATATAATGGCACTCGTTAAAGTGGCAACCGCCGATAAACACCCCGTCCGCTCCATTTGAGAAGGCTCTGAGTACATGTGTCAGGTCGACTCTACCGGAACACATCACGCGAATAAGCTTAGTGTGGGTCGCATATTGTTGTCTGGAAACTCCAGCCAAGTCAGCAGCGCCGTATGCTCACCAGTTACACACAAAGCCCAGGATCTTTGGTTTGAACTTAAGTTCTGTACTCATTCTTAGCTCACCTCCTATCTACGCATTGGCAAAAGCCGCGTCGATTTGGCTTAACAGCTCTTCATTGTTATAGTGTTTCAGGGTAATAGCCTCTGTCGGGCATTTTGTGTTGCAAAGGCCGTCTCCCTTGCAGAGAACGGAGTTGACCCTGGCTTTGCGGCCTTGCGGCGAGTTGTAGAATTCTATGGCGCCGTACTCGCATACTGTGATACACGCCCCGCAGGAAACACACTTATCCTCATCCACCTCACAGACAGAGCCGGAGGCTATGACGGTGTCATTCGCGAGCAGGGTTAAGGCCCGGCCGGCAGCCCCGTATGCCTGGCTGACTGTTTCCGACAGGAACTTGGGATAGTGGGCCGTCCCGCACAGGAAAATGCCCTCCGCGCCAAAGTCCACCGGCCTTAATTTGACGTGGGCTTCCTGGAAGAATTCGTCCGGTCCAAGGGATACCTTGAACAGTCCGGATATTTCCTTTCTGTCCGCCGAGGGAACGACAGCGGCGGCTAAAGCGAGTACATCGGCATCCAATTCAAGCTTTTTGCCTAAAACAGGGTCGGTCACGGTAACTTTAAGAACCGGCTTGCCGTCGTCGGAGGCGCCAGCCTCCACCTGAGGCTGATCATCGGGCTCATAGCGGATGAACCTGACGTCTTTTTCCGCCGCTTCCCGGTAATAATCTTCTTTGAACCCGTAGGTTCTGATATCCCTAAACAGGATGTAGACATCCATTTTGGGGTTGAGCTCTTTCAGTTTCAAGGCGTTCTTGATCGATTCGCTGCAGCATATCCTGCTGCAGTAATTTCTGTCTTCGTTTCTGCAGCCCACGCACTGGATCATTATGACGCTTTCCGCGTTGATTACTTTTTCGTTACCCGCGGCGATTTGCTCTTCCAGCTCCAGGTGGGTCATTACCCGGTCGTCTTGGCCATAAAGGTATTCGGCGGGTTGGTACACTTCGGCGCCGGTGGCGATGACGGCTGCGCCGTGCTTAATCTCTATGACTCTTCCTTCGGTCTTCACCGTGGTGACGAAATTGCCCACGTAACCGCCGGCGTCGATGAAGGTGGCGTCCGTATATACGTGGATTAGTGGATGTTTATATACCTTGCTGATCAGATCGCTGAGATACGCTTGGACATCCATTCCTTCCAGCGTGTAATGAATTCTTCTTGCGATGCCGCCCAGGTCTGTATCTTTTTCCACCAGGTAAACCTCATGCCCCTGGTTGGCGACGGAGAGAGCGCTGGTCATGCCGGCCACGCCTCCGCCGACCACTAACGCCTTTTTGTCGACGGGCAGGTCGAATTCCTGCAGGGGCTCCAAATGACTGGCCCGGGCTACCGCCATGCGGATTATTTCTTTGGCCTTCTTGGTGGCTTCTTCCTTTTCTTTGGAGTGGACCCATGAGCAATGCTCTCTGATATTAGCAAAATCAAAGTAATATTGATTAATTCCCGCTTCCCGGAGGGTGTCCCGGAACAGCGGCTCGTGCGTCCTGGGGGTGCAGGCGGCCACAACCACGCGGTTGAGTCCTCTCTCCCGGATATCCTTGGCCAGCATGGCGGCGGCTTCCGTGGAACATATAAAGAGGTTTTCGTCGGAGTGGACCACATTGGGCAAGGTCTTGGCATATTCAACCGCGGAAGGAACATCTACGATCCTGCCGATGTTGGCTCCACAGTGACACACGTAGACGCCCACTTTGGGCTCTTCTTGGGAGACGTCTCTTTCCGGCGGGTAAACTCTTTGTGTGGACAGGTTGCCCCGCCGGTAGTCAAGGAGTTCTCCACACTGGGAGCCGGCTCCGCTGGCGGTCACAACCGACTCGGGGATATCCACGGGGCCCTGGAAGGCGCCGCTGATATAAATGCCCGGGCGGGTGGTCTCCATCGGGTTAAACGGATTGGTTTTGCAGAATCCGTGGCCGTTGAGCTCAATGCCGAAGGCGCCGGCCATGCGCAGCGCGTCTGCCGGGGGGTTCAACCCGACGGACAGCACCACCATGTCGAACTCTTCCTCTTTTACCCCGTCCTCGGCGGTGGCGTATCTGATTGTTACATTCTTGCTTTCGGGGATCTCTTTGCCGATTGACACGTAGCTTCTGACAAACCGTACTCCGGGCAGGTTCTCGGCTCTTTGGTAGAAGCGCTCGAAATCCTTGCCGTAGGAGCGGATATCGTTGTGGAATATTACACACTCGGCATCCGCGTCGTGATCTTTGGTCAAAATAACTTGCTTCTGGGTATACGTGCAGCATACGCCTGAACAATAGCTGTTGCCGCCGGGGATAACTTGTCTGGAGCCGACGCAGTGGATCCAGGCTATTTTATGGGGATGCTTCTTGTTGGAAGCGCGCAGGATCTCGCCTTCGTACGGGCCGGTGGCGCATAACAGCCGCTCATAGTCCAGACTGGTGACCACGTTTTCAAACTTGCCGTAGCCGTAGTCTTCTCTGAGCTTGGGATCAAAGGGATCGAAGCCGGGCGCCAGAACGATCGCCCCTACTTTTACTTCCACTTTCTCAGGCTTTTGGCTGAAATCGATGGCGTCGGACTTGCAAACTCCCTGGCAAACGGTACATGTCTTGTCTTTCAGGTAACGGCAGCTTTCATCAATATAAGTGACAAGTGGGGTGGCTTGAGCAAAATAAATATGGATGGCTTTATTCTTCGATATCTCCTGGTTAAATTGGTCGGGGTATACGACTGGGCAGTATTCCACACAGACAGTACAGCCGGTGCACTTGTCCTCATCGATATACCTGGGCTTTTTAAGCAGGGTTACCGTAAAGTCACCCGCTTCTCCTTCCACTTTGTCAACTTCGGTATAGGTGATGATCTCTATATTGGGATGTCTTGCGCACTCGGTAAACTTGGGAGATTCAATGCACATGGAGCAGTCGTTGGTGGGAAAGGTTTTGTCCAGCTGCGCCATATGGCCGCCGATAGTCGGCGCTTTGTCAATCAGGTAGACTTTAAAACCGGCGGCGCCAAGATCCAGCGCGGCTTGAATGCCGCTGATCCCTCCGCCGACGACCATGACATCTCCAAAATTACCGCCGGCAAGACTTTTAACAAGCTGTCCTTCAGTTCTTTGTAATTCTTTTTCCATTACTCTCCACCCTTATCAGGTTTTATGAACCCGTTTTTTCCGGGTCCGGCCGGGTCAGCCGCATTGATGGTTCCCTCTTTCCTTTAAAGCACCTCGTTGAGGATCTCCGTGATGTCCTTGACCTGAATGACGTCGTCATAATTCAAGACCGCCCTGCTATCCTCAAACATGGTGATGCAATAGGGACAGGCGGTAACGAGCACCTCGGCCCCAACCCCGATGGCTTCATTTAATCTGAGGTTGGCAAACCGGTCGGCAGCATGGGTTTCCATCCAAATCCTGCCTCCGCCCATTCCGCAACAGAGGCTTTCTTCCCGCGTCTCGACCATCTCAATATACTCTGAACCGGGTATCTTCTTTAAGACGCCTCGCGGCTCGTCATATACGCCGTTATGCCGGCCGAGGTAACACGGGTCATGATACGTAATCTTCTTCGCATACTCCTTGCTGATCTGCAGTTTTCCCTCGTTAATCAGCTGGAATAAATACTGGGAAATATGGATCACTTCAAAGTTCACGCCGAACTCGGCATACTCGTTCTTGAAGGTATGGTAGCAATGAGGGGAGTTGACCAGGATTTTCTTGACTCCGTTATCGATAAAGGTCTTGATGTTTTCCCTGGCTAATTTTTTGAACAATTCCTCATTGCCTGTTTTGCGGATGCTTTCTCCACAGCAGTTCTCCTGTTCACCCAGGATCCCGTAATCCACTCCCGCTTTGTTGAGGATGCTGGCTGTGGCTTGCGCTACCTTCTTTAATCTTGGGTCATAACAGAGGTAGCAGCCGGGAAAATACAAATATTCCATTCCTTCTTCGAATGTTTTTACAGAGAGGCCCTTGGCCCAATCCGCCCTGTTTTTCCGGCTTTCTCCGAAGGGGTTGCCTTCCGCGGCAAGGCCCGCGCTCACGCCGCGGACCGGCTTGACGGCGGCTGGGAAAACGCCATATCCGGAGGCCATCCTGCGCAGGGCTTTCATGTCTTCGATCTGCTTTACGTCCCTGGGGCATTTCAGGGCGCACTTTCCGCAGGTGGTGCAACGCCAGATTTCTTCGTGTTCTATCTCTGTCAGACCGAATGTAGCCTCTCGGATCAGCTTGCGCATACTGAACTTTCTCACCTTGTTCCAGGGGCAGACAGTATCGCATTTTCCGCACTGATAGCAGTATTTGACTGCTTCTCCACCATACCCTTTGATCTCTTCTATGACTTCTTTGAATGGGGCTACAGTCTCCACGATTTTTCCTCTTCTTTCACATTATTTTTATCCCTTCTGCGCCATCCGGGCAACAGTATTCGCCAGCTTCTCCAACCCATATTTGTCTATCAGTGATTTCAAAGATAGTTCCATCTCGGCCGGCTTCACCTGTTCTTCAGCTTCAACCCACACTTCCTTTTCTTCGTAAGTCAGGGCTTCATGCTGGCACGCCTGAACACACATAGGCACTTCCAGCGGCGGATCGCTTTCACACATATCGCATTTGAGAGGGAGACCGGAATCGGGTTCTTTAAACAAATCCCTGGCCGGGCAGATCGTACCGCAGAAGCTGCACTCACTGAATTCTCTTCCTTTAATCGTATAGGTGCGTCTGCCGTCACATTCGGCTTTACTGTAATCAGTGGCACGAACCGCAACCCACTCATCATTCTGTTCGTTGATAATCATCCTAATCCGGGACCTGTACGGATTAAGGCTGCTATATCGCGGACTGGCGTGAAACGCGGCGCATGCCATCTCACATGTGCGGCAGCCATTGCACTTGTCAATATCAACTTTTATTGTTCTTACTTTTTTCTTAACTAACTCACCCAAAGCGGTTTTCACCTCCAGTGTCTATTACTCATTCCCCTGCAGGATCATTCACCGAAGTCTCTCTGTAGCATTCGGTCTCTTCACCTGTCAAGATACCCATCTTGATGAAATCTTCGGCTATAAAACCTAAGTCCAGCTTGTCTAACGTCGGCTTGGTGGGAATTCCATCTTGAGTCCAGCCTTTGAACCTATAATACGCGCTTAGAGTTTCTTGCTCTTTTTCAGGATTTCTCTTCTTCCAGTGGTCCGCGGGAGGAGCCTCGTCAACTCTCCTCATGCCTCTTCTCACATTAATGGCCCTGACCAGGTTCCGGTTTCTTCTGGATATTTGCCACAAGTCGTCCGGAGTAAGATCCATTCCGGTCGCCAGGTTGATGTAAGTAGGAATGTTGAAAATGTGATACGCGGACTTTCCGCCGAATTGGCCTCTGAATGACGACACGAACGCGCAGAGTCCAATGGCGTCGTCGACGTAGTGCATGGCCTCATTCCAGTCAACAATGTTGCAGGACTCATCAATAGTCGCTTCCTGACGCGGCTCCCACCTCAAATAATATTCTTTGAATCTCCTCGGGGCCGCCAGCCAGTTATCCACGAACTCTTTTCTCTTTTCCAAATCACGAATGGCATCCTGAGGATAGGACCCTTCAATCTGGGTGATATTCATTTTCTCACCGGTGGCATACATAAGGAAATAGTGGTAATTGATCATACCCAGTTTGAGCGGCAGTTGCTCGAATTTTTTCATGGTGTTGTGATCATATACTTCCGCGCCGTTGCCAATCGCGCGGGCCGCCGCGTAAACACCGTCGGCCAGGACATCGCCAATCCCTTCCCGCCGGACAATTTTTTCAATGAGATAGTAAAATCTCTCCCCGGTGTCGGACGGAAATCCCGGCAGGTCCTTGTCAGTTAAAATGCCGTTGTCGTAAAGTTCAATGGTGAAAGCTATAAGTTGCGGCGTCGAGTAATTGTCCAGTCCATACTCCTGAGTAGTGGCAAGTATGTCGAACGTAAAGTCGATCTCTTTAAAGGCAGCCTGGTGCCAGGTATCTTTTCCATAGCATTTTAAAATATATCTTGGTTTTCCCGGGGGCTTAACCACAAGGTGGCAATGCTTCGGACAGTTGTAGCAGCCTTGCAGCCGGTCCCGAATACTTAGGGTGTAATTCATCCACCTGTCTTGGAGTTCCGGACTCCAGTAATCTTTTATGCGCACACGCGCGTTGCCCCAGGCGAAATTGTTGTGGTGGAAGCTGTCATCCCACTCAACCGCCATCCAGTCCCCGACTTTCGGGTTGTTGTAAATATCCTTACTGTGTTTCAGGCATAAATTCCAAAGCTCCTCCGGCCGGGCGACATAAATGTCTTTTGTTCCACGCACGGCTATGGCCTTTAACATTTTATCTCCCATGACCGGGCCTACCCCACGCGAGGCGCTGGAGTTGGAGTGTTCGATGGAAGACACAAAGACCTTGTTTTCACCGGCCAGGCCGATAGCGGCCACCTGGACTCTGGGGTCTCTCAACTCCTCTTTAATGAGCCTTGCGGTTTCTTGAGCGCCTTTCCCCTTGAGATGGGCGGCGTCACGTATTTCTACTTTGTCATTATTTATCCATAAATAAACCAGACTGGGCGCCTTGCCGCGAATGACTATTTTGTCGTAACCGGCATGCTTCAGTTCCGGCCCGAAATATCCACCGAACATTGAGTGTGCATGTAGGCCTGTCTGGGGAGAAAAGGTATTGACAACGGTACGGTTGGTGCCGGGAACTGGTGTGCCGATTAAAAGGCCGGCGCTGAAAATCAGTAAATTGTCAGGAGAAAACGGATCTGCTTCACAACACCGATCATACAGGATCCTGTCGGCAGTACCCTGACCGCCAAGATGAAGCTCGGTCAATCTGGGGTCGGTTTCTACCCTTTCAATGTTTCCTTTAGATAAATCAACTTCTAAAATATACCCTGTCTCTGCATACCTCATTTTTTAACCCCTCTACGTATATCTTTTTACCCCTTAAGGGTATCTCCGCAGCCATGCACTTTAAGCCGCGAGACTGTTCATGTGTGCTGCGCCCTTGATTGCGCAACATTGTGATCGCATTCACATATTTAAAAACCATTTGCTACGACAGAACATAAAAATTATCACAAACCTCAATCCAATCCTGTCTACTGGAAACGTTTGCAGCAGTTCACTTTGAGTCCCTTAACTTTTGCCAGCGCTTAAAAGGTTATTTCTGATAATCTGCCGCTAATCATTCCCCCTTTACTTAAGGTCTTATTTTTGCGGCGGACGCCACGATGAAAAGCACCGTCTTAATAAATCCCTCCTTGCCAAATTTTCTGAAGTTTTATTTTTTATTCACGATTTTCACTCATTAGATCATGCATTTTTTATGCCAATCAAACTGAGACATTGAATTCAAGATAAATTTTCTTGCGGCAATATTGCCGGCTTAACTTGCGAGGCAACACCTCACTACATTTTAGGAGATAGATTTCAATCCAGATGATTGCGCGAGGTACGGACATTATAGTTTTAAGAATCACTTCATGTGGAATAGAACTGTCTTAGTCATGTATAATAATCATACACTGTATGTTAATTAGACACGCAGACAGTATAAGCTGTCAGGATTCATCATAAGTTTTGTCCAGTATTATCCTGCATGCTTACTGATAACCATTTCAAAAAAATTCCAACTCGGGTGTTCGTCAGGAAGGAATATGTAAGAATTTAACGAAGAATGACATTAGGACCAGGGAAGTAATACGAAACTCCCCGGGACCAACGGGGAGTTTCAGTTTTTCAACTATGTTATTGTGAAAATAGCCGGGATTCTATTGTAGCCACCCCGTTTTATTCAGTAATCTTAAATGACTCTATGATTTTATCGAATTCAGGTTCATAAGTTTCCCATTCATCCTTTTTACAACTTGCAGTAAGCGTAAAATACTTAAATCCATTCGGAATGATTAACTGATTGCTTTTAACTGTAACATTATTTTGTGCTGCAGTCATTTCACCGGTTAAGATTCCGGCATCTGTATTACCATACTTTACTGGTCTGAAACTAATTTTTTTGTATTCTTTAATGCCATTCGCATTACCAGATGATGTAAATAGAGTGACGGTCTGATCAGCTAATTCTTTAGCTGACGGAGCAAGAAGCGGTGTTTGTTGTATTGTAAGGTTAATACCAGCCCCGATTTCTCCTGGTTTAGTAGGAGCATAAATAATAACTTCCGGAGAAA
Coding sequences within:
- a CDS encoding complex I 24 kDa subunit family protein codes for the protein MDNRVDQITDKHECQCGHSDNIEGLSDRVDQIIDKHNCEASSLIQVLLEIQSENHWLPKEALDQVAERLQVPLTRIQQIATFYKAFSLVPKGRHGIHVCMGTACHVRGAQRVLDTVENLTKIKPGETDLDLKFSLETVNCLGCCALGPVVEIDGKTHGKMAPAEMADVLKNYE
- a CDS encoding NADH-ubiquinone oxidoreductase-F iron-sulfur binding region domain-containing protein — encoded protein: MERINSANELEALRKSILSSRDTNKPCITICSGSACHASGSKEVASRIEEEIANQGLSGTVDVRKTGCHGFCEKGPIIVIHPEKICYFQIKPEDVSEIVTETIIGKKIIERLLYTDPATNEKIVYESEIPFYKNQERLVFGSNGSIDPKNLDDYLAIGGYSALAKALFQMTPGQVVEEVKKSNLRGRGGGGFPAGSKWEGSRNAPGDIKYVIVNADEGDPGAYMDRSLLEGNPHSVLEGLTIGAYAVGSHEGYIYVRQEYPLAVENVTTAIKQAQEYGLLGKNILGSGFDFTVKVHMGAGAFVCGESTALMTALEGRAGEPRPKYIRSNVKGLWNRPSVLNNVETWSNVPLIINNGADWFTKLGTESSKGTKIFSVVGKINNTGLVEVPMGMTLRDIIYKIGGGIPGGKKFKAVQTGGPSGGCLPEELLDLQVGFDELTKAGSMMGSGGMIVLDEDTCMVDVARYFLEFLTDESCGKCVPCREGIRQMLQTLTKITQGKGKEGDIELLEELAETAREAALCALGKSAPNPFLSTLKYFRNEYEAHIKEKRCPALSCKELIAFYIDPKKCQACTTCARKCPSNAIIGGKNLIHMVDQEKCTKCGTCFEVCPPRFSAVKKISGEPVPDPIPEEARIIVRGGKKNE
- a CDS encoding cell wall hydrolase; protein product: MMKWRLTEKLRLTKKLIFKEKLNKKICLVIGLFLIPLSLALHPLALFKTMTGPVKKEQQAAALSVEQGSAAQPVEEGRPAGEGGAAVASRGGEVNRSDVVLLAQVIEGEAAEEPYSGKVAVGAVIVNRTKNPDFPKTIPGVVYERDAFESVSNGQYLRPVTNEALQAATEAVNGADPVNGALYFWNPAKSSSEWVYTRPIITRIGGHVFAR
- a CDS encoding hydrogenase iron-sulfur subunit, which translates into the protein MSTELKFKPKILGFVCNWUAYGAADLAGVSRQQYATHTKLIRVMCSGRVDLTHVLRAFSNGADGVFIGGCHFNECHYITDGNYGALGMALLFKKIMEHIGLNPERLRLENLSAGEGIRFAEVMNEFDKKVMELGPLGKSEGIEENALQSRLEAVTDLVPYIRLVERERLRLPVKSEAAYREFFASDEFDRVFDETIAEKLAISQIISILREGPLTTGEIANVLGLTPSEISRHLNSSSRQRFVRYDESLKRYALA
- a CDS encoding 2Fe-2S iron-sulfur cluster-binding protein, producing MSDIVLQIDGVEVAAKEGMTVLEAAQKAGIYIPTLCHHEKLEPYGACRLCLVELESRGRSRLVVSCLYPVEKGLVVKTRSEKVDRVRKMILELLLSHAPDAFELQDLAKEYGADKYRFEKEPSFCVHCGLCVRYCAEVKKKEAIGFVNRGTKREISFIPEIASKECWNCKECFPLCPTEALQAAFVLAKALSFPSTEHAPAE
- a CDS encoding CBO0543 family protein, encoding MFRIIIFVVAVFCAWRWGDWQKLNRYYPTLLFSINCGLLYNVLLDNHLLWRYEPVPPLNNILFNNEIIDLAVTFISFPAFAFTYLSNYPYGKKQYLYIILWVIFLATIELITFKQNGISYHNGWNLGWSIVFDFAIFSFLRLHYIKPILAWFFSLILIIVIFIVFDISIKEIY